The following is a genomic window from Hyphomicrobiales bacterium.
ACCCTCCGACTCCCAAACCCAGTGACCTGATTGACCTGATCATGACCAATTTTTCGCCCCGTGAGATCGTCTCCGAGCTCGACCGCTATATCGTCGGCCAGAACGACGCCAAGCGTGCCGTGGCCATCGCCCTGCGCAACCGCTGGCGCCGGCAGCAGCTTACGGGGCCGCTGAAGGAAGAGGTGCTGCCGAAGAACATTCTGATGATCGGCCCGACCGGCTGCGGCAAGACCGAGGTGTCGCGGCGTCTCGCCAAGCTCGCGGGCGCGCCCTTCCTCAAGGTCGAGGCGACCAAGTTCACCGAGGTCGGTTATGTCGGCCGCGATGTCGAACAGATCATCCGCGATCTCGTCGAAGTCGGCATCGGCCTCGTGCGCACGGTCAAGCGTCGGGATGTGGAAGCCAAGGCCCATCTGGCAGCGGAAGAACGGGTTCTCGTCGCCCTGGTTGGTCCGAACGCCAGCGCCCCGACCCGTGATTCGTTCCTCCGCAAGCTCCGCGCGGGCGAACTCGACGACAAGGAAATCGAGATCGAGGTGCAGGCACCGGCGCCGGGCATTTCCATGTTCGATCTTTCGGGCATGCCGGGCGGCTCGATGGGCGCCATCAATCTCGGGGATATCTTCGGCAAGGCGATGGGCGGGCGTTCCAAGGCGCGCCGCGTCACCGTCAAGGAGGCCTATGAGCCGCTTCTGGCCGAGGAGAGCGACAAGCTCATCGATCAGGACCAGATCACGCAGGAAGCCATCCGCGAGGTCGAGCAGAACGGCATCGTCTTCCTCGATGAGATCGACAAGATCTGCGCCCGAGGCTCGGAGTCCGGGCGCGGCGGCGGGGCGGACGTATCGCGCGAGGGCGTGCAGCGCGACCTGCTCCCGCTTATCGAGGGCACGACGGTCTCGACCAAGTATGGGCCGGTGAAGACGGATCATATCCTCTTCATCGCCTCCGGCGCCTTCCACGTCGCGAAGCCGTCGGACCTGTTGCCTGAATTACAGGGCCGCCTGCCGATCCGTGTCGAGTTGCAGCCCCTGAATGAAGCCGATTTCCGCCGCATTCTCACGGAAACCGAGGCGAACCTGATCAAGCAGTCCGTTGCGATGTTGGAGACGGAGGGCGTGACGCTCGTCTTCGCCGATGATGCCATCGATGCCATCGCCAAGGTGGCGGTGCATGTGAACAGCACCGTCGAGAACATCGGTGCGCGCCGTTTGCAGACGGTCATCGAGCGCGTGCTCGACGACATCTCCTTCACGGCGACGGACAGGGACGGGGAGACGGTCACCATTACCGGCGACTATGTGCGCTCGGGCGTCGGCGATCTCGCCAAGAATACGGATCTCAGCCGCTTCATCCTGTGAGTTCTGGCGCCACCGCCGCGCCCAAATGTTTCACGTGAGACAGGTCGGCCGGGGATCGACCCCCCCCGACCTCGCTGCGCGAGGCCACCCTCCCCTGAGGGGAGGGATCGGCACGCGCGTTCACGGAGGCGCGATCCTCCCCCCTCCAGGGGGAGGTGCCAGCCGCAGGCTGGCGGAGGGGGACACGCGTTATCCCGGGAGGTACGCCCGTTCCAAGTCCGCGAAAATCAGCCGCTGATCCCAGCCCGCGAATAAGCTAGACCTCAGGCATGTCGCTCGCTCGCTCCAGCCTCGTCGTCGGTTTGGCCGCCATCGCCTCGCGCCTCATCGGTTTCGCGCGCGATGTGATGATCGCGCGCGTGCTCGGCGCCGGTATGGCCGCGGATGCCTTTCTGCTCGCTTTCCGGCTTCCCAATGTGGCCCGCCGTGTGTTCGGGGAAGGCGGGCTCAACGCGGGATTCGTGCCGCTTTACAGCCGCATCCGCGCGGAGCGGGGCGAGGCGGAGGCGGGGCGCTTCGCAGGTGAGGCCATGAGTGGCGCGGCGGTCGCCCTGCTCGCCGTGACGGCGGTGGTCGAGCTCATCGCGCCTTTTGTCGTCATGGCGCTGGGCGCCGGCTACGCCGACGACGCGGACAAATTCGCGCTGGCGGTCACTTACACACGTCTGGCCTTCCCCTTCGTCGCGTTGGCGGGTCTTGCTTCGCTCATCGGCGCTTATCTCAACGCGGACCGGCGCTATACGGCGGCCGCCATGGCGCCGGTGCTCGTGAATGTCCTGATGATCGCCGTGCTGCTGATGCTCGACGTTCCGGACGAGGAGACCGCGATCCGGCAGGGCTGGTGGCTCTCGCTTGCGGTCAGCGCTTCCGGCCTTGTGCATCTCGGCATCGTCCTTGCCGCACTGCTGCGCCATCCCGGTGGTTTCACGTGGCGCCGCCCCCGCTTGACGCCCGACGTCCGCCGGCTTGCGCGCCGCGTCCTACCGGCGACAGCCGCCAGCGGCGCCACCCAGCTCGCCGTCGTCGTGGCGACTGCTGTCGCCTCGCAAGAGGCTTCGGCGGTGTCCTGGCTCTACTATGCCGATCGCGTCGCGCAGCTCCCGCTTTCGCTCATCGGCGTGGCGGTGGGCACGGTCTTGCTGTCCGAGGTGGCGGCGCGGCTCACGGCTGGCGACCATCAGGGCGCGGCCATCGCGCAGGCGCGGGCGCTGGAAGGGGCGCTGGCGCTCTCGCTGCCGGCTGCGGTAGCGCTGGCCATACTCGCTGAGCCGATCAGCACCGTGCTTTTCCAGCGTGGAGCCTTCGGGCCGGAGGATGCGGCGGGTACGGCGGCTCTTCTGCGCATGCTGGCTCTCGGCCTGCCATCGGCGGCAATCGCCAAGGTGCAGGCCCAGCCGTTCTTCGCCCGGGAGGCCTTGCGCGCCCCGATCGTCGGCGGCCTGTCATGCCTCGTGGTGACGGGACTGGCCGGCTACGCCCTGCAGTCTGCCATGGGGGTTGCGGGGATAGGCCTCGGCCTCAGCCTCGGCCTTGGTGTGAACGCCCTGTTGCTATGGATCGCCGCGCGGTCCACGACCCCGGCGCTACCAGCCGGCATGGCCCGCCGCGTCATGCTGCTATTCGCCGCGTCGCTGGTGATGGGGACGGCCCTCGTGGCGGGCAAGCGCTGGCTCACCCCGTGGCTCATGGCGGATCATCTTGCCGTGAAAGTCGGGGCGCTTGCCCTGCTTTGCCTTGGGGGACTTGCTGTCTATGCCGGTATGGCCTTCGCCACGGGTGCGATCACGCCACAGTTTTTGCGATGGCGACGCGCCTGAGCTGTGCTAATCACGCGGCAGCTTGCGCTCCGGCCGGCGCATTGCGATAACGCCGCACGTTTTTTCATGCGGGCATTGCCGATGCGAAGCGGGATGGACGGACCATCCACGACACGCGCCGGCCGATCCGCATAGGCTGGGGTTGACGGAGTCATCATGGCGACTTTTCAGGAACGCGTTTTCTCCGGCGTGCAGCCGACGGGAAACCTTCACCTTGGCAACTATCTCGGCGCCATCGCGCGTTTCGTGCCGTTGCAGGAGAAGTATGACTGCATCTACTGCGTGGTCGACATGCACGCGATCACCGTGCCGCAGGATCCGGCCGAGCTGAAGCGGCAGATCCGTGAGGTCACGGCGGCCTTCCTCGCCGCCGGCATCGACGCCAAGCGCCACATCGTCTTCAACCAGAGCCAGGTGACGGAACACGCAGAACTCGCCTGGGTGTTCAATTGCGTTGCGCGCGTCGGCTGGATGAACCGCATGACGCAGTTCAAGGAGAAGGCCGGCAAGGACCGCGAGAATGCCTCGCTCGGGCTCTACGCCTATCCGTCACTGATGGCCGCCGACATCCTGATCTACCGGGCGACCCATGTTCCCGTGGGCGAGGACCAGAAGCAGCATCTGGAGCTGACCCGCGACATCGCGCAGAAGTTCAACAACGACTACGCCGCGTCGATCGCCGCGAACGGCTTCAATGATGCGTTCTTCCCGTTGACCGAGCCGCTGATTCAGGGGCCGGCCATGCGCATCATGTCGTTGCGCGACGGCACCAAGAAGATGTCGAAGTCCGACCCATCGGATTATTCGCGCATCAACCTGACCGATGACGCGGACACCATCGCCCAGAAGATCCGCAAGGCGAAGACCGATCCGGAACCCCTGCCGTCCGAGGAGAAGGGCCTGGAAGGCCGTCCCGAGGCGGACAACCTGGTCGGCATCTTCGCGGCGCTGAAGGGTATTCCGCGCACGGATGTGCTGAGCGAATACGGCGGTGGCCAGTTCTCCGCCTTCAAGGCGGCACTGATCGATCTCGCCGTCGATCGGCTCGGCCCGCTCGGCGCGGAGATGAAGCGGCTCGTCGATGACCCGGCCTATATCGATTCCGTGTTGATCGACGGCGCCGGCCGCGCTCGCGCCATCGCCAAGCCGACGATCGACGCGGTGAAGGATATCCTGGGTTTCGTGCGGGCGAAGTAAGCGCGCATCTCGCGGTGAAATCGATTGTTTCGCACACGATTCGAGCCCGGAAGGCATCAGCCCTCCGGGCTTTTTCGTCAAACGGGGCGCGCTCCGCGCGTCTCCCTGCAAATCGAGCGTTTAGCCATATAAAGACTTCTTTATGTCTTTATTGCGTGTCTCGCCGCGGCCTGCTATAGAGGCCCCGCTATCGCATCAGAACGGAAATCGCGCCATGTCCACCGCCGCTCAGGACTATATCGTCAAGGATCTCTCGCTGGCCGATTGGGGCCGCAAGGAAATCGCCATTGCCGAGAGCGAAATGCCCGGCCTCATGGCGGTCCGTGAAGAGTACGGCGCGGCACAGCCGCTCAAGGGTGCCCGCATCGCCGGCTCCCTGCACATGACGATTCAGACCGCAGTGCTTATCGAGACCCTGAAGGCGCTCGGCGCCGACGTGCGCTGGGTCTCCTGCAACATCTATTCGACCCAGGATCACGCTGCCGCCGCCATCGCCGCCGCCGGCACGCCGGTCTTCGCCATCAAGGGCGAGACGCTGACCGAATACTGGGACTACACCCGCAAGCTGTTCGAGTGGCATGGCGGCGGCGTGCCGAACATGATCCTCGACGACGGCGGTGACGCGACGCTCTTCGTCCATCTCGGCCTGCGCGCCGAGAATGGCGACACCGCCTTCCTCGACAAAGCGTCCTCGGAAGAGGAGGAGGTGCTCTTCGCGCTCCTGAAAAAGACCCTGGCTGAGAAGCCCAAGGGCTGGTTCGCCGAGCTGGCCAAGTCGATCCGCGGCGTGTCGGAAGAGACCACCACCGGCGTGCATCGCCTTTACATGATGGAGAAGGACGGCAAGCTTCTCTTCCCGGCGATCAACGTCAACGACAGCGTCACCAAGTCGAAGTTCGACAACCTCTATGGCTGCCGCGAATCGCTGGTCGACGGCATCCGCCGCGGCACCGACGTGATGATGGCCGGCAAGGTCGCCTTCGTGGCCGGCTTCGGCGATGTCGGCAAGGGTTCGGCGGCGTCGCTGCGTCAGGCCGGCGCCCGCGTGCTGGTGTCGGAAGTCGATCCGATCTGCGCCCTGCAGGCGGCGATGGAAGGCTACGAGGTCACCACCATCGAGGATGCCCTGCCGCGCGCCGACATCTATGTCACCGCCACCGGCAACAAGGACATCATCACGGTCGAGCACATGCGCGGCATGAAGGACCGGGCGATCGTCTGCAACATCGGCCATTTCGACAACGAGATCCAGGTCGCCGGCCTCAAGAACCTCAAGTGGCACAACGTCAAGCCGCAGGTCGACGAGGTCGAGTTCGCCGACGGCAAGCGCATAATCCTCCTGTCGGAAGGCCGACTGGTGAACCTCGGCAATGCGACCGGCCACCCGTCCTTCGTGATGTCGGCGTCCTTCACCAACCAGACGCTGGCGCAGATCGAGCTGTTCACCAAGCAGGGCCAGTACGAGAAGAAGGTCTACACCCTGCCGAAGCATCTCGACGAGAAGGTCGCGCGGCTGCATCTCGCCAAGATCGGCGTGAAGCTCACCGAGCTCAGCGCCGAGCAGGCCGCCTATATCGGCGTCACGCCGCAGGGTCCCTACAAGCCGGATCATTATCGCTACTGATTAGAACCGGCTGAAATCGACCGACCGCGATCGGCAGCAAAGACACAGCACCCGGCCTTCCACGGCCGGGTGTTTTTTTGCGCCCGTTAACCACTTCCTGAGGGAGTCTGGCAAACGATACAGTGAAACTGATTCGGCCATTGCCCGGTTTGCCCGCTCGCGCCGCCCCCCGTTGGGAGTGACGTGATCGGCTTGCGATATCGGGGGGGCGGATATCCTGGTTTTGAGGCTTGGGCGCACGGGTTGCTTCAGGCAGAATCTTGAGTGAAGCGGGTTGAATCGCGTGGCGATGAAGCGGGGGATCGTGGCGAGAATGGCGCGTTTCGGACATCAGCGGAGCCAGACCAAGGCCAAAGCCGGCTCCAGACCTGTCCTGGCGCCCGCCGCCGCGCTTGGCGGCGCGGTCTCCGTCCTTACGCTCGGCATTTTCGCAGTTCCCTCCGTGGCTCAGCCCGTGCCGGGGGTGGCTGAAGGGTTCTCGCTGGCCGGCTGGCTCGCCCGCGCGCCGGGCCCCACCGGATATCTCGAAACGGCCGTTCCGTTCGCCATCATGGGCGGACTCACGCTTTTTGCCGCCGCCACAGCTTTCTTTCACCTCCGCGAGCGCCGCCGTGCGCAAGAACGGGAAGATGCGCTGTCCGCTGAAGTGGCGCAGCTGCAGCTCCGCTGCGACCGTGCCGACGTGATCTTCGCGGCCGAGCGCCGTGTCGTCATCAGTTTCGGCTACAAGGATGACGATCCGGTCATCGAAGGGGATGTTTCCGTCGTCGGCGAAGGCGATTCGCCGCGCCGCATCCTCGCGTTCGGCTCCTGGCTCACCGCCGCCAGCGCACAGGCCCTGGAGACCTCCCTTGGCCATCTCAAGCGCAATGGCGAGGCGTTCCATCTGGTCCTGCGTGCGGTTTCAGGCCTCTATTTCGAGGCGGAAGGCAGCGCGATCAGCGGACAAGCCGTGCTGCGCCTGCGCGAAATCACCGCCGAGCGGCTGGAGCTCGTGCGCGCGCATGATGCGCTGCTGACGACGCGTGGCGATCTGGAGGGCCTCCAGGCGCTTCTCGATGCGCTTCCCCAACCGGTCTGGCTGCGCGATGGCGATGGGGAAGTTCTTTGGGTGAACGCCGCCTATGGCCGTGCCGTGGAGGCCAGGGACGCGCGTGATGCGATCGAGCGGCGCCTTGAGCTTCTGGATGAGCCGGCGCGCATGGCATCGCAGGACGCCCGCGGCGGCGGCGGTACTTATAAGGCGCGGGTCGCGGCGATTGCCTCAGGCCAGCGCCGCACGCTCGACGTTGTGGAAACCCCGACCGGGGAAGGGAGCGCCGGTATAGCCACCGATGTTTCCGAGCTGGAGGCCATACGGCTCGATCTGCAGAGGCAGATGCAGGCGCATGTGCGCACGCTGGATCAGCTGCCGACTGCGGTGGCGAGCTTCGACGGCAACGAGCGGCTGGTGTTCTACAACGCGGCCTATCGTGAGTTCTGGCAG
Proteins encoded in this region:
- the trpS gene encoding Tryptophan--tRNA ligase; the encoded protein is MATFQERVFSGVQPTGNLHLGNYLGAIARFVPLQEKYDCIYCVVDMHAITVPQDPAELKRQIREVTAAFLAAGIDAKRHIVFNQSQVTEHAELAWVFNCVARVGWMNRMTQFKEKAGKDRENASLGLYAYPSLMAADILIYRATHVPVGEDQKQHLELTRDIAQKFNNDYAASIAANGFNDAFFPLTEPLIQGPAMRIMSLRDGTKKMSKSDPSDYSRINLTDDADTIAQKIRKAKTDPEPLPSEEKGLEGRPEADNLVGIFAALKGIPRTDVLSEYGGGQFSAFKAALIDLAVDRLGPLGAEMKRLVDDPAYIDSVLIDGAGRARAIAKPTIDAVKDILGFVRAK
- the hslU gene encoding ATPase component of the HslVU protease, whose amino-acid sequence is MTNFSPREIVSELDRYIVGQNDAKRAVAIALRNRWRRQQLTGPLKEEVLPKNILMIGPTGCGKTEVSRRLAKLAGAPFLKVEATKFTEVGYVGRDVEQIIRDLVEVGIGLVRTVKRRDVEAKAHLAAEERVLVALVGPNASAPTRDSFLRKLRAGELDDKEIEIEVQAPAPGISMFDLSGMPGGSMGAINLGDIFGKAMGGRSKARRVTVKEAYEPLLAEESDKLIDQDQITQEAIREVEQNGIVFLDEIDKICARGSESGRGGGADVSREGVQRDLLPLIEGTTVSTKYGPVKTDHILFIASGAFHVAKPSDLLPELQGRLPIRVELQPLNEADFRRILTETEANLIKQSVAMLETEGVTLVFADDAIDAIAKVAVHVNSTVENIGARRLQTVIERVLDDISFTATDRDGETVTITGDYVRSGVGDLAKNTDLSRFIL
- the murJ gene encoding putative lipid II flippase MurJ (Evidence 3 : Putative function from multiple computational evidences) gives rise to the protein MSLARSSLVVGLAAIASRLIGFARDVMIARVLGAGMAADAFLLAFRLPNVARRVFGEGGLNAGFVPLYSRIRAERGEAEAGRFAGEAMSGAAVALLAVTAVVELIAPFVVMALGAGYADDADKFALAVTYTRLAFPFVALAGLASLIGAYLNADRRYTAAAMAPVLVNVLMIAVLLMLDVPDEETAIRQGWWLSLAVSASGLVHLGIVLAALLRHPGGFTWRRPRLTPDVRRLARRVLPATAASGATQLAVVVATAVASQEASAVSWLYYADRVAQLPLSLIGVAVGTVLLSEVAARLTAGDHQGAAIAQARALEGALALSLPAAVALAILAEPISTVLFQRGAFGPEDAAGTAALLRMLALGLPSAAIAKVQAQPFFAREALRAPIVGGLSCLVVTGLAGYALQSAMGVAGIGLGLSLGLGVNALLLWIAARSTTPALPAGMARRVMLLFAASLVMGTALVAGKRWLTPWLMADHLAVKVGALALLCLGGLAVYAGMAFATGAITPQFLRWRRA
- the ahcY gene encoding Adenosylhomocysteinase; this translates as MSTAAQDYIVKDLSLADWGRKEIAIAESEMPGLMAVREEYGAAQPLKGARIAGSLHMTIQTAVLIETLKALGADVRWVSCNIYSTQDHAAAAIAAAGTPVFAIKGETLTEYWDYTRKLFEWHGGGVPNMILDDGGDATLFVHLGLRAENGDTAFLDKASSEEEEVLFALLKKTLAEKPKGWFAELAKSIRGVSEETTTGVHRLYMMEKDGKLLFPAINVNDSVTKSKFDNLYGCRESLVDGIRRGTDVMMAGKVAFVAGFGDVGKGSAASLRQAGARVLVSEVDPICALQAAMEGYEVTTIEDALPRADIYVTATGNKDIITVEHMRGMKDRAIVCNIGHFDNEIQVAGLKNLKWHNVKPQVDEVEFADGKRIILLSEGRLVNLGNATGHPSFVMSASFTNQTLAQIELFTKQGQYEKKVYTLPKHLDEKVARLHLAKIGVKLTELSAEQAAYIGVTPQGPYKPDHYRY